In Luteitalea sp. TBR-22, one genomic interval encodes:
- a CDS encoding PhzF family phenazine biosynthesis protein, which yields MRLPIYQVDAFTGEVFRGNPAAVVPLETWIADATMQGIAAENNLAETAFFVPTGPAHYHLRWFTPEVEVDLCGHATLAAAAVLYEHLGQDAPAVTFDTRSGPLVVAREGGAYTMDFPARRPRPLPRDRQVAVALGGEPNELWLARDCMAVFETEAEVRALVPDMAKVKALGVFAMIATAPADPALSPGADFVSRFFAPAAGVAEDPVTGSAHCTLVPYWADRLAKTTLEARQVSRRGGALRCTIDGDRVRMTGQTVCYLEGTITV from the coding sequence ATGCGCCTGCCGATCTATCAGGTCGACGCGTTCACGGGGGAGGTGTTCCGCGGCAACCCGGCCGCGGTGGTGCCGCTCGAGACCTGGATCGCCGATGCCACGATGCAGGGCATCGCCGCCGAGAACAACCTGGCCGAGACGGCCTTCTTCGTGCCGACCGGCCCCGCGCACTACCACCTGCGCTGGTTCACGCCGGAGGTCGAGGTCGACCTCTGCGGCCACGCGACGCTGGCCGCGGCAGCCGTCCTGTACGAGCACCTCGGGCAGGATGCGCCAGCCGTGACGTTCGACACGCGAAGCGGCCCGCTGGTGGTCGCTCGCGAGGGCGGCGCGTACACGATGGACTTCCCCGCCCGCCGGCCGCGCCCGCTGCCCCGCGACCGGCAGGTCGCGGTGGCGCTCGGCGGTGAGCCCAACGAGCTGTGGCTCGCCCGCGACTGCATGGCTGTATTCGAGACCGAGGCCGAGGTGCGGGCGCTGGTGCCCGACATGGCCAAGGTCAAGGCGCTGGGCGTCTTCGCGATGATCGCCACCGCGCCGGCCGACCCGGCGTTGTCGCCGGGCGCCGACTTCGTGTCGCGGTTCTTCGCCCCGGCGGCAGGCGTCGCCGAGGACCCGGTGACCGGCTCGGCCCACTGCACCCTGGTGCCCTACTGGGCTGATCGCCTCGCGAAGACCACGCTGGAGGCGCGGCAGGTCTCCAGGCGGGGCGGCGCACTCCGCTGCACGATCGACGGTGACCGCGTGCGGATGACCGGCCAGACGGTCTGCTATCTCGAAGGCACGATCACCGTCTAG
- a CDS encoding branched-chain amino acid aminotransferase — protein sequence MSVSASAPVIPVTRTSSPRPRPAEDALGFGKHFADHMLVVDYVEGQGWIAPRIVPYGPLSLDPAASVLHYGQAMFEGLKAYRQADGRIALFRPDRNAHRMATGAGRLSIPAIDEQLFVQGIAQLVNVDADWVPSAPGTALYIRPTIIATEPFLGVRASKTYTFFVITGPVGAYYAGGLKPVRIWVEKERVRAVKGGIGAAKAAANYVASLQVAEEARARGCDQVLWLDAIGHQYVEEVGTMNLCLVIDGTLVTPPLGGSILPGITRETVLTIARDWGMPVEERLVSIGEVREAHAKGSLQEVFGVGTAAVVSVVGTLASEDGDMVINGGDPGPIANRLYDAITRIQYGLDPDPRGWRVVI from the coding sequence ATGTCCGTCAGTGCGTCTGCCCCCGTGATCCCGGTCACCCGGACCTCGTCGCCCCGTCCCCGCCCGGCGGAGGACGCCCTCGGCTTCGGCAAGCACTTCGCCGACCACATGCTGGTGGTCGATTACGTCGAGGGACAGGGCTGGATCGCCCCGCGCATCGTGCCCTATGGCCCCCTGTCGCTCGATCCCGCAGCGTCGGTGCTGCACTACGGGCAGGCGATGTTCGAGGGCCTGAAGGCGTACCGGCAGGCCGACGGGCGAATCGCGCTGTTCCGCCCCGACCGTAATGCGCACCGCATGGCCACCGGGGCCGGGCGGCTGTCGATTCCGGCCATCGACGAGCAGTTGTTCGTCCAGGGCATCGCGCAGCTCGTCAACGTGGATGCCGACTGGGTGCCGTCGGCGCCCGGCACGGCGCTGTACATCCGGCCGACGATCATCGCGACCGAGCCGTTCCTGGGCGTGCGCGCCTCGAAGACCTACACGTTCTTCGTGATCACGGGGCCGGTGGGCGCCTACTACGCCGGCGGCCTCAAGCCGGTGCGCATCTGGGTCGAGAAGGAGCGCGTGCGCGCGGTCAAGGGCGGCATCGGTGCGGCCAAGGCGGCGGCCAACTACGTGGCCAGCCTCCAGGTGGCCGAGGAGGCCCGCGCGCGCGGCTGCGACCAGGTGCTCTGGCTCGACGCCATCGGGCACCAGTACGTCGAGGAGGTCGGGACGATGAACCTGTGCCTGGTGATCGACGGCACGCTGGTCACCCCGCCGCTCGGGGGCAGCATCCTTCCCGGCATCACGCGCGAGACGGTGCTGACGATCGCCCGCGACTGGGGCATGCCCGTCGAGGAACGGCTCGTGTCGATCGGCGAGGTGCGCGAGGCACACGCGAAGGGTTCGCTGCAGGAAGTGTTCGGCGTCGGCACGGCTGCCGTGGTGTCGGTGGTCGGCACCCTGGCCAGCGAGGATGGCGACATGGTGATCAACGGCGGCGACCCGGGGCCGATTGCCAATCGCCTCTACGACGCGATCACGCGCATCCAGTACGGCCTCGATCCGGACCCACGCGGCTGGCGGGTGGTCATCTGA